One Bythopirellula goksoeyrii genomic window, CTCGCAAACGGGAAGAAGAACGTCCCAAGATGCCCCAATGGCCAACCTTTCAGGGGGTCTCGCCGATGCTCGTAAGAGACCCGGTGCCAACCTGGTGGGTAGGTCTCTCCGCAGGTTCCATGGCAACACTAGGCCTCTTGCTTGCTTCGTTTACATCAGGTGTTGGAGTCACACAGATATTTGCATTGATGTGCCGAATCTTTGCCTGCATAGGACTATTGCTCGTTTCCGGTCCCCTCTCGGCAATCTGCTGTGCGATTGTCGCAGAGAGTTCCGATGGCCATAAAAAGCTACATGCTCAGCCCAGCTTTTTCTTCATCAACTGCTTCCCGGAGTTGTTCCACATCATTGTCCCCTTGGCGGTCAGCCTCACCCCCGCCATGGCAATGTTGGCGTTACTCCCCTGGCAAATCGGAGCCGTGGCAGCAGCCGGCTCCTTGCTAGTGGTGTACCCCGTGCTCCTGCTCTCCACATTCCAGGAAGGAACGCCCATGGGAGTGATATCACCAAGGATTTGGGGCAGCGTATTCAAACGCCCACTCCACTGGTTGCTCTTCTGGGGTGAATCGACGTTTCTTTGGGCCTTGGTGGGGGTCACGGTCGTGCTGATGCTGCGTCAGGCCCCCAATTGGCCGTTGGCTACAGTACCCATCGCCCTGGCCGGTGCTTTAGTCTACTTCCGAGTATTGGGCCGTTTTGCCTGGTGGCTGGCGGAGTCGCTGCCGGAGGAAGATTGAGCGTTGTGTTTGGGATCTGCCGGCAAAAGCGTCTGCCGGACAAGCGCGCGGTTGCGAGCAAGCCAGCCATCGAAGCTCGATCTTGCGCACCGTGGCGTGAGTTTTGTCATGGCCACTTTTAGGTACTGATCCCCTAAAACCACACAGCAATCGAACCCGTTGACCACCCATTCCATCCATTTATTATCGTGGCATGGGAGACCTCAAGCAACTCATCAAAGCGGCTAGATCACGCCGCAACGCCACCATTCAGCAAGCCCGCGAACACTACGCCCAAACGGTTCGCGCTCTCCAGAAAGCAGCTCGCAAGACTTCAACACGACGCAAGCGACACTATCGGCCAAACCCAGACCAGGGCGGCGACTTCTCAAAGCTGAATACCCGCGAAGCTGCTGAGTCGGTGCTGCGGGAACTAGGGCCGCTAACTCTGGTGGAGATTACCGTCGAAGTGATGCGACGGGGGTGCCGGTCTGGCGAGAATCCACGGGTCGTAGCAAATGCTATATTCTGCGCTCTTCGGTATCACGAGGAGCGGGGGCGGTTTTCTAGGGATGGGGAGGGGCGGTGGTCGATCCAATAGACCGCTGGCGGTTCGCGGGGAGAAGGGCGATAGGGGGAGGATAGCCAGTTAGGCCGCAATAGTGTAGCGATTACGACACACCACTTGCGATTTCCCCTGTATTTACGGAATTATCACTATTGACGGGTTTGGCACTTTTTTAGTATTCTCTACTCCGTAGAGAATACTAAAAAAGTATTTTTCGACTTTTCTGGTTGTCATGATGACTACAAATCTTGTCAGAATTCCCTTGACTTTGGCTCCGGCCTAACCGATACTTAATTGCGTTCTCTGCCTAGTGCAGTAGAATCTACAAAGGCTTTTACCGCTGAGCCAGCCTGGCAAATCAGCGGTTTTTTTATGCCCATTTCGGGCCTTTTTTGACAAGATTTATGGCATATTGCTCTGCTGGATATGCCGTGATGAAATTGGCTTTGGTGTCAGAAATCATTGCAATTACGACTATGTAGTTTCCCTCTAAGGCCACTCTCCGATCTGGGTCGTGGCACCTTTTCTTCTTGTTCCATCCCTGGTACTTGGGGGCATCTCGATTTTGAAGTACAAAACGTATCCAGTCCAAGCGAATTGCTCGGGGGATGGAAAATGTGTCTTTATCCGAATTTCTAAGGGAGCTTTGAAAACAGCAGTGGTCAAAATCCTTTTTCCTGAACCGGACTGCAATTCCGTCATAGGTCATGATCGGAGCCTTGCAATAGTTATTTTCAAAGTGAGTGCGATAACAAGTTTCATCAGTCAGATTCAAGAAGCATGGCACTGCCATATCACCATCCCCCCTGAAGGTTTATTACAAAGACATTGAACTTTTCCTCACTGGCTGGCGTGTGGGATATTTGGTTGCCGAGACGTGATTCAAAGTAGTCAATTAGTTCCGATTTTGCACCTGCCTGCTTTGCAGAGCGGTTCACTTTCGATGAGACAAGACCGGTTAAAATATCTGATAGCTGTATAAGCACAGATTCGATAGACCTTACCGGCTGAACGCGAGCAATGTCAGAAAACAAGTTGGAGTGATCTAAACATTTTTGTAGATCCGATAGCCTAGTTCTCGATCTATTGCTCTTGAAATCACAAAACACAGAGTAAGTATTAAAATCATATATCCAGTGATGAAGGAGCTGGTAGTAGAACTTATAGAAGGCCAGCTCGCAGTCGCTGTCGTGGAACTTCACGCGATCTACTTTTTCTCGATCTATTACAATAGACCTGAAACGAACAGCGGTGTCTTTTGAAAAAAACCAATCGATAATGTCCCGGTAAAATGCCATCTTTGGGTGAGAAACTTTCTGCCACTTTGCTTCACCACCAATATCGTGTGTTTGCTTTATTTCTTTCAATTCTTGCTTGAACGCCTCTCGTGCAGCACTAGGAATCCATAGGCTACCCAGCACCATATATTGATATTTCGTACTCTGGGATGCGAACAGATCTGGCCTGCTCTCATCACAATACACTTCGATTTTCATGAGGTGAACCTATTACCCTTAGTTGAGTCTGCATTGTGCCGCTATTTCCATCTTGCGATAACTGGAGAGCGGCCCGCGCCTTGGTGGCGCAGCAGACTTATATCCTGCCGGAGGGGTCCGTAAATCACGGATGGGATCGTAACCCCCTTTCTCCGCTTACTTGCGGCTGCGCCGCTTGGCAGCCCTCAGAAGCACATCCCTGGCCCACGTAGAAGCCTTTCCGTCAGCAGCAGCCTCAATCTCGGCTCTTTCTGCTTCGGTTAGCCTGATGGGCAACAGGACCGTTCTGCGCTCTTCTGGGGGTTTCTGTGGCGCTCCACGTTTTGCTTTCATTTCTGGATTATCGTATTACAAAAAACTTTCGTCAACCCTATTGCATGGTAGATTAATTGTATTACAATAAATACAGGCAAAGAAAAACCCGGTAAAGCCTTGCAGGGCCTCACCGGGCAACTAAACCAGCTTTCGCTAGAGTAGCCTGAACACCTTCATTCTAGCAGGAAGCCCAACCGGGAGCTACTAGAATGATCGCAGCCTGCAATCACAGCGAACGAACCAAACACGGAAAAGACCGCCTTGGAAATCAGCGTTACAAGTGCAAGAGCTGCCGAACCACGTTCGTCAGCGACGAAACCCGCCCTTTGGGAGATATGCGAATCGACCTGGACAAGGCGGTAGTTGCCCTGAACCTGTTGCTAGAGGGAATGTCAGTTCGGGCCACTTCCCGCATGACCGGCATGAAGATCGGCACAATCTGCGACTTGATTCTCCACGTTGGCGAGAACTGCCAGCGTTACCTGGACACTAAGATTCAGGGCGTCAAAGTCGAAGATGTCGAAGTCGATGAAATCTGGTCGTTTGTCGGTTGCAAGAATCGCACCGCAGCCGACAAGGGCTACAACGAGGACAGCGGCGACTCTTGGACCGCAGTTGCTATCGAGAGAAACACTAAGCTGGTCATCGCTCACCAAGTCGGCGAACGTGACAATACGACAATCTGCATCCTATTGCAAAAGTTGGCCGACAACACGGTAGGCCGGTTTCAGTTGTCGAGCGACGGTCTGGCAAGCTACAAGTTGAATGTTCCTTACATGCTCCGGGACCGCGTTGATTTTGGTATCATCATCAAGCAGTACCAATCGACTCAGAAGTCAGGGCGATACTCTCCAGCGGCTATAATAGGCATCAAGAAACGATCTGAATTTGGAAGACCTGACCGTGACCGAATCGGTACTTCAATCGTAGAGCGATTCAACCTCACCATGCGTATGCAGAACCGCCGATTCACTCGCCTAACCAACGCCCATAGCAAGAGTCGTAAACACCACGCTGCCATGCAAGCCATCTTCGTTATGTGGTATAACTACGCTAGAAAGCACGAAACCATCAAGCAGACCCCTGCTATGGCCAGCGGATTGGCAGAAAAAAAGTGGAGCGTCAAAGACCTTGTTTTACAGGTTGCGAATTAGTGTGTGGGTCTAGGGGATCAGTACCCACTTTTATGAGAGCTGAAAAACAAAATACAAAACTCGGTGGCGAAATGAAGTTTTCTAGGGGTTTCAGAAAGATTTCCAAATAGTTTTTAAAACAAAACCTCGACTCCCCGTGACAAAACTCCAACCGCTTCGAGCCCCTCGCCGCCTCCGGCCAACCACCCTCCCGCTTGCGGGAGGGTCGCGAGCTATCGAGCGCGCGAGGGCCTGTGCTGTCTCGCGCCAGGAAGCTGCTGATGCCAGTTAGAAAATAAATCAATTGCCAAGGAACGTCTGCTCTGGTGAGCAACGACCATTCTCCCTACTAGAGTGGCCAATTTCTACAAGAAATTTTGTGCCACTTTGGAAAAGTCGAGGGCTGAGAGTCAAGAGACGAGAGCCGGAATTGTAGAAGCGCCGGACGAAGCTTCTCTGGGAGTGGAACCGCACGATCTTTGTCGCCCTTCGCTTCGCGTAGGAGGAACTGACCTCGGTCAATGTCGATGTCTTTCGCTCGTAGTCGACAACACTCCATCAATCGCATTCCGAACCCGTACATAATTCCTGCCATCACGCGATGTACGCCATGCCCACGTAGGCTTGTTCGGTCCGTTACGAGTAGTGTTTGGCGCGCAGAACCTCGCGGACTTGATCCAAGAGTTTGCGTGGTGGGCACGATCCGTTTGTTGCACCGTGCTGTACGGGCGGGTAAACTTGGGGCATCGCAGAAGTCTCCTTGGTTTCCGCCTGGGAAAGTGAACATATGCATACACTCTACGATCAGGCTATTAAGGGACTTTTTTACACTTTGTGTGGATAAGCAGTCCCTGCAGCGTCTTATCCCACATTTTTTGTGTCGAATAACAAGTTATGCAGTAAAGATGCCGCTTCCATGTCCATCATGTGGATTCCTCACCGTCGATGAGGACTGCTACGGCACTTACAACATCTGCCCAATCTGCGGTTGGGAAGACGACGCCGTTCAACTTGCCAACCCAGCCTGTGGTGGTGGCGCCAACGGGGACTCGTTAATCGACGCTCAACTCGCAGCATTGGCCGAACACCCGCTCAACATCACCGTCGCAGACGAAATTGTACGCGACAAGCAATGGCGTCCTCTCAACGCCAGCGAACTCGAAAAGGCAAACACAGAAAAGCAAACCAAATACTGGATGAACAAGGCAATCTACGATCCGGCAACCGCCTACTGGAATAACTCCAAACCGATTTACTTGGTCGATGGCGACGATTTTACGACGCTCGAAGGGTTCTACGATGTCGTCAGCCGCGTCCTGATCCCGAATGTTGAATGGGGCAAGAACCTCGACGCCTTCAATGACATTCTCCGTGGCGGGTTCGGCACACCTGATGGCGGGTTCGTCATTCGCTGGCTGAACTCCCGCAAATCACAAGAATGCCTTGGCTATCCGGAAACGGTACGGCAACTCAACTTTCGTTTGAATCGCTGCCATCCTTCCAATGTCCCGCATGTCCACGAGCAGCTTGTTGCCGCAGAATCTGGCAATGGCCCAACCGTGTATGATTGGTTGCTGGAAATCATCCGTGTACACTGTGCCGACGGCGAAGAATCCGAAGATGGCGTTGAACTGTTACTCGAATAAACTGCATAGCAATGGCATGAACGCGGAGCCGCCGACATCGCGTTTTCAAGTGGAGCATGAACTGCGGCGGCCCGGTTATGCCTGACGTTTTGCCTGAGGACAAGTGTGGACCAAATCAATTGGGACGATCGTTATTCTGACGACGACTTCATCTACGGTACGGAGCCAAACACGTTTCTCGTCGAGAATTCGTCAATACTTTTGGGGCCGGTACTGTCACTAGCCGAAGGCGAAGGAAGGAATGCGGTATATTTGGCCACGCGCGGCATACAAGTTATTGGCGTAGACGCATCTTCGGTGGGGCTCGCAAAAGCACGTAGATTTGCACTCACCAAGGGGGTTGAAATCCAAACTCAAGTTGCGGACCTGGCGACATTTCAACCGGAACCAATCAGCTACATGTCTGTGATCTCCATCTCAGCACATCTTCCGAGTGCCGTACGGAATAGACTCTACCCATTAATCGAACGATGCCTTATGCCAAATGGGATTTTCCTGCTCGAAGCGTACTCAGAAGCCCAACTCAATCGAAACACTGGTGGCCCCAAAGACCTCGACATGCTGATGACAGTGTCGAAGATTGAGCACGAGTTGCCGAATCTACAGCCCATCCTCTTGCATGAAATTGAACGTGAAGTCTACGAAGGAAAGCACCACACAGGCATAGCATCTGTCGTCCAGTTCATCGGCAGAAAGCAGGCATAACATTTCGTTGTACCGGAGCCGCGGGACGCGCGGATCCTGAAATCGTGTCATTTGCCGCGGCCCGGTGAACGGGATCGTTAGCTGCCCGGAGCATGTCTCCTAATATCGCGCTCGACGCTGCTGATGCCCGCCCACACCGCTGCAAGTATGGGCGGTGTGAGAAGGAACCTGACCAAGTATTTTCGCCCTTTTCTGACGAAAGCAAACCCAGGGTGGCGGCCGAGTTCGTGGAACTCACTTGGACTGATCCTGGGCTGTGCAGTCCAACATCTTAGGCGTATAGAAAGATATTCGCGAAATAGTTGGGCTGGTTGGTGGTTCGCCACGGCGAATCCGCGATTGGTAGTATGAGAAGAAGACGCACATCGCTCCGCTGGCGCGGCTAAGAGTCCAGTAGTTGACACCACCGCTGAAATCACTTTACTCAAACTGAATAGGAGAACCACGGATTGCACGAATTTCACGGATAAGTTGAGACGAAACCGTACATTTATTCATCGGGTAGGTTTGAGCAGATGGTGGGTGTGATTTTGAACAATCGAATGAGTTTCGTCCCGTTTTCGTGGGACTTGCTCTATCCGAGAAATCCGTGCTACTAACAATTAAAGTTTTCGCAGCTTGCAAACAAATATTTTGAAAACGCAGAGTACGCGGAGGCGCAGAGGAAGAAAACAATGGGAATTCTCTGCGAATCTCTGCGTCTTGGCGTCCTCTGCGTTTCAACGGTTTGTTTTGAACAAAAGAACACAGCGGAAACGGAGGGCGAGAAAATCGCACTCCACTCAACAATGTCCCTTCTTCTCTGTTTTCTTGGTTTCCTCCTGTTCCAATTATTGGTTGTGGCTAGTGGCCGCGCTGGGCTATCCGTGGTTACTGTAGTCTTGCTTTTCAGTTTGAGCACTTTTTCATAGCGAGCGAGGTTTCGGTCTCGTCAGCGGTTCTCCGTTACACTTCGTTTTCTTGCTCGACCGAAGAATATTAACACTTTTACACCCTGGGCGACGGCCTTACTCGCTGAGGCTCGCAAGGCCTTGCCCAGGGCTGTCATAGCGCCGTCCCGGTGGGACTTTCGGTCACCGGACGATAGCAGTTGCTTTGCACGATGCACACTTGCTGAATGTCGCCTTTCGCGGAGCGAAAGACGACATAAAGTGATCGGCCCTCAGTTAAAATACCGCACCGCATTGCGGAAAAGCGCTAGCCCAGCCCCCTCGCCGCGAACTTCGCGACGGGTCCAGCTGGGGTGCTGCGTGAAGTCGACAAAGCGCTCCGGGTGGGGCATTAGGCCGAAGACGCGACCCGTTGTGTCACACATGCCGGCGACGTCGTGCATGGCTCCGTTGGGATTGAACGGCGGGATCGATCCCTCCACGTCGGCATAGCGAAGTACTAGCTGACCAGCCTGGTCTAATCGTTCAAGGGCTGCAGCATCGCGGGTGACGAATTTGCCTTCGGCGTGGGCGATGGGAAGGTACAACTCGTTCATGCCTGAGAGAAACACGCATTTGTCACCTGCCGCTTTTAGACCCACCCAACGATCCATGAAGCAGCCAGAGTCGTTCCAGGTGAGCGATGCCGCCGGGCCGGTTTCGTCGTCGGTATCTAACAGGCCTGATTTGATGAGGACCTGAAATCCATTGCAAATACCTAGCAACAGCTTCCCCGCAGTGCGGAACTCTTGGAGAACCTCGCTTAGATGGTGGCGGATCTCGTTGGCAAAGATCCGGCCGGCGGCAATGTCGTCGCCGTAGCTAAACCCGCCAGGGATGCACAGCACTTGATACTCGGCGACCAATTGGGGTGCTTCGAGCAGCCGATTCAGGTGCAGTACGTCGGGCTGTCCCCCCGCCAGTTGGAAGGCATGCGCGGTCTCGACGTCGCAATTCGTGCCGGGCGCCCGCAGGATGAGAATTCGAGGTTGAGCCATGGCGTCTAGGTTTGTTTTCTTGCTTTTCTAGCCCTCGCCGGAAGGCGGGGGTTGTTGTTCGGTGAAACCCTCGCCTTCCGGCGAGGGCTACTATTATCTAAGGTGCCTACCAAGCGAGTGGTTTTTTCCAAGCTGCTTTCAAATCAGCCAGGCTGGCTGATATCACAGGCGCGGAATCCGTTCTTTCAGTAATACGCAGTTCAGTGTCTGGCATCGTCCGACCCACGCAGGCGTGTGGCACCCCACTTAATTGCTGCTCGAAGACTTCGGCATCTTCACTGCGCACTTCACATAGAAATCGGGTGTTCGATTCGCTGAACAAGCGGGTTGCCGATGGCATCTTGATCTCTTTCACGGGAAGCTTCGCGATTTCAATCTCCGCACCAATCCCCCCGGCAAAGCACATCTCTGCTGCGGCGACTGCAAGGCCACCCTCGCTCAAGTCGTGGCAAGAGGCCACAAGTCCCTGTGATATCGCTTGATGCATCGCTGCAAAAGTCCGCTTGGCAATGGCCGTGTCCACCGTGGGAACATCGCCTCCCTCAAGATCGTGAATCAAGGCAAAATGCGAACCGCCAAGTTCGTCCTTCGTTTCGCCTACCAGGTATAGAAAACTATCGCAGTGCTTGAGGTCCATCGTCACGGCCGTTGCGACATCGGCGATTTGCCCCAGGGCACTAATGAGCAGCGTCGCTGGAATCGCGATGGTTTGTTTTTTGCCGTCGTCTCCCACGAAACTGAATTCGTTATTGAGACTATCTTTGCCACTAATGAAGGGGGCTTCCAGGGCCAGCGAAAGGTCGTGACAAGCCTGTGCCGCTCGGACCAGCGAACCGAGGGTTTCGCTCTTCTCACAATCTCCCCAACAGAAATTGTCGAGCAATGCAATGCGTACCGGATCGGCACCAACCGCGACGCAATTGCGAATCGCTTCATCAATCGCGCTGGCGGCCATGTGATAAGAATCCAGGTCGCCGTAGCGTGGATTAATGCCACACGAGATCACCAGGCCCCGCCGGGAAGTTAGCACAGGCCGGACTATAGCGGCATCGCTGGGACCGTCTTGCTCAACCCCCACCAGAGGTTTTACGACGCTCCCCCCTTGTACTTCGTGGTCATATTGCCGAATGATCCACTCCTTGCTTGCCACATTGTAGGAGCCGAGGATCTGGAGAAGGTCGGCAGTCAGATCGCCACTCGCTGTGGGGATCTTTAGCGGTTTCGTTGGAGTAGAAGAATAGCTAGCGGAGCGAATCACGGGAGGCCGGCCATTGTGCAATAAGTCCATCGCTAAGTCGCCGACCACATTGTCGCCATATTTCAGCACCAGCCGACCGGTGGGGGCAAATTTTCCTATGACCGTGGCCTCGACTCCCTCGGCGGCACAAAGAGAGTGAAGTTCGTCCCAATTGGCCGGTGGCACACTAAGCACCATCCGCTCCTGGGCCTCGGAAATCCAAATCTCTGTGTAGGTCAGGCCGGCATATTTCACTGGAGCCCGATCAAGCCACACTTCGGCCCCGAT contains:
- a CDS encoding HTH domain-containing protein, producing the protein MGDLKQLIKAARSRRNATIQQAREHYAQTVRALQKAARKTSTRRKRHYRPNPDQGGDFSKLNTREAAESVLRELGPLTLVEITVEVMRRGCRSGENPRVVANAIFCALRYHEERGRFSRDGEGRWSIQ
- a CDS encoding DUF3800 domain-containing protein; translated protein: MKIEVYCDESRPDLFASQSTKYQYMVLGSLWIPSAAREAFKQELKEIKQTHDIGGEAKWQKVSHPKMAFYRDIIDWFFSKDTAVRFRSIVIDREKVDRVKFHDSDCELAFYKFYYQLLHHWIYDFNTYSVFCDFKSNRSRTRLSDLQKCLDHSNLFSDIARVQPVRSIESVLIQLSDILTGLVSSKVNRSAKQAGAKSELIDYFESRLGNQISHTPASEEKFNVFVINLQGGW
- a CDS encoding IS1 family transposase, whose amino-acid sequence is MIAACNHSERTKHGKDRLGNQRYKCKSCRTTFVSDETRPLGDMRIDLDKAVVALNLLLEGMSVRATSRMTGMKIGTICDLILHVGENCQRYLDTKIQGVKVEDVEVDEIWSFVGCKNRTAADKGYNEDSGDSWTAVAIERNTKLVIAHQVGERDNTTICILLQKLADNTVGRFQLSSDGLASYKLNVPYMLRDRVDFGIIIKQYQSTQKSGRYSPAAIIGIKKRSEFGRPDRDRIGTSIVERFNLTMRMQNRRFTRLTNAHSKSRKHHAAMQAIFVMWYNYARKHETIKQTPAMASGLAEKKWSVKDLVLQVAN
- a CDS encoding tyrosine-type recombinase/integrase: MHMFTFPGGNQGDFCDAPSLPARTARCNKRIVPTTQTLGSSPRGSARQTLLVTDRTSLRGHGVHRVMAGIMYGFGMRLMECCRLRAKDIDIDRGQFLLREAKGDKDRAVPLPEKLRPALLQFRLSSLDSQPSTFPKWHKISCRNWPL
- a CDS encoding CPCC family cysteine-rich protein; the encoded protein is MPLPCPSCGFLTVDEDCYGTYNICPICGWEDDAVQLANPACGGGANGDSLIDAQLAALAEHPLNITVADEIVRDKQWRPLNASELEKANTEKQTKYWMNKAIYDPATAYWNNSKPIYLVDGDDFTTLEGFYDVVSRVLIPNVEWGKNLDAFNDILRGGFGTPDGGFVIRWLNSRKSQECLGYPETVRQLNFRLNRCHPSNVPHVHEQLVAAESGNGPTVYDWLLEIIRVHCADGEESEDGVELLLE
- a CDS encoding class I SAM-dependent methyltransferase, translated to MDQINWDDRYSDDDFIYGTEPNTFLVENSSILLGPVLSLAEGEGRNAVYLATRGIQVIGVDASSVGLAKARRFALTKGVEIQTQVADLATFQPEPISYMSVISISAHLPSAVRNRLYPLIERCLMPNGIFLLEAYSEAQLNRNTGGPKDLDMLMTVSKIEHELPNLQPILLHEIEREVYEGKHHTGIASVVQFIGRKQA
- the purQ gene encoding phosphoribosylformylglycinamidine synthase I, with product MAQPRILILRAPGTNCDVETAHAFQLAGGQPDVLHLNRLLEAPQLVAEYQVLCIPGGFSYGDDIAAGRIFANEIRHHLSEVLQEFRTAGKLLLGICNGFQVLIKSGLLDTDDETGPAASLTWNDSGCFMDRWVGLKAAGDKCVFLSGMNELYLPIAHAEGKFVTRDAAALERLDQAGQLVLRYADVEGSIPPFNPNGAMHDVAGMCDTTGRVFGLMPHPERFVDFTQHPSWTRREVRGEGAGLALFRNAVRYFN